A window of Dorea formicigenerans contains these coding sequences:
- the map gene encoding type I methionyl aminopeptidase encodes MDRLDVKLWALAEKGQIVPDRSLLKTPEQIAEIRKSADLNTAVLDHVAAHIKAGMSTAQIDKLVYDFTTEHGGIPAPLGYEGFPKSVCTSINNVVCHGIPSENEILVEGDIINVDVSTILNGYYSDASRMFKIGNVSERAERIVRVTQECVERGLKAAKPWGHLGDIAYAINTHAKKNGYSVVEEIGGHGIGLEFHEEPFVSYVTPKGSEMVLVPGMMFTIEPMINEGTPEFYVDEDNGWTVYTDDDGLSAQVEYMVLVKEKSVEVLTK; translated from the coding sequence ATGGATAGGTTAGACGTAAAACTTTGGGCGCTTGCAGAAAAAGGACAGATTGTTCCGGACCGGTCACTTCTTAAGACACCGGAGCAGATTGCCGAAATCAGAAAGAGCGCTGACCTCAACACAGCAGTACTGGATCATGTGGCTGCACATATCAAAGCTGGTATGAGCACAGCGCAGATCGATAAGCTTGTATATGATTTCACGACAGAACACGGAGGAATTCCGGCACCGCTTGGATATGAAGGATTTCCAAAGAGTGTGTGTACATCGATCAATAATGTTGTATGCCACGGAATTCCAAGTGAGAATGAAATCCTTGTAGAAGGGGATATTATCAATGTAGACGTATCAACCATTTTAAATGGATATTATTCAGATGCTTCTCGTATGTTCAAGATTGGAAATGTGTCCGAAAGAGCAGAACGGATCGTGCGTGTAACACAGGAGTGTGTAGAGCGTGGCCTAAAGGCAGCAAAGCCATGGGGGCATCTGGGAGATATTGCATACGCGATCAACACGCATGCAAAGAAAAATGGATATTCTGTTGTAGAGGAAATTGGAGGACATGGAATTGGTCTTGAATTCCACGAAGAGCCATTTGTAAGTTATGTAACACCAAAAGGCAGTGAAATGGTGCTTGTTCCTGGTATGATGTTCACAATCGAGCCGATGATCAACGAGGGAACACCGGAGTTCTATGTAGATGAGGATAACGGCTGGACCGTATATACAGATGATGACGGATTGTCAGCCCAGGTAGAGTACATGGTACTTGTAAAAGAAAAGAGTGTAGAAGTACTGACGAAATAA
- a CDS encoding glycoside hydrolase family 13 protein — MNKKALFCDGTSQYVNPSEPERNEEVVFRFRTAKDDAEHVCLVHEKIRYEMEKAQTGEVFDYYEIKRQLGEEPFRYYFEIRSGSEVCYYNRCGVSERVVSDYDYVVCPGFRTPKWAKGAVMYQIFTDRFCNGAPDNDVEDREYYYIGDYSRKVTDWNRYPATMDVREFYGGDLKGVWDKLDYLQDLGVEVLYFNPIFVSPSNHKYDIQDYDYIDPHYGVIVEDGGNILAEGDHENANATKYQKRVTDKKNLEASNEFFVQFVEEVHRRGMKVILDGVFNHCGSFNKWLDRERIYEKQEGYAPGAYVSADSPYRSYFRFFQEERERWPYNGSYDGWWGHDTLPKLNYEDSPKLEAYIFEIAKKWVSPPYNADGWRLDVAADLGRSNEYNHEFWKKFRKVVKEANPEALILAEHYGDPSEWLEGDEWDTIMNYDAFMEPVTWFLTGMEKHSDEAREDLRGNADAFVNAICHHMSNMMTPSLQVSMNELSNHDHSRFLTRTNHRVGRVQELGAEAANENVNVAVMREAVVMQMTWPGAPTVYYGDEAGVCGFTDPDNRRTYPWGHEDQELIAFHREMIRIHKRYPVFREGSVQMLEWRENVLAYARTDQNQRIVVIINNSDALEEVTVPVWQAEIPMRGRMRRLMYSYHEGYTTEYEEYIVEDGEIVVNMGAYSALVLKEMDVNYG, encoded by the coding sequence ATGAATAAGAAAGCATTATTTTGCGACGGTACTTCGCAGTATGTGAATCCGTCCGAACCGGAGCGCAACGAAGAAGTTGTGTTCCGGTTCCGTACCGCTAAGGACGATGCAGAACATGTCTGCCTTGTTCACGAGAAAATCCGGTATGAGATGGAGAAGGCACAGACGGGCGAAGTATTTGACTATTATGAGATAAAAAGACAGCTGGGCGAGGAGCCGTTCCGGTATTATTTTGAGATCCGAAGCGGCAGTGAAGTATGCTATTATAACCGGTGCGGAGTGTCAGAGCGAGTGGTGTCAGACTATGATTATGTAGTCTGTCCGGGCTTTCGTACACCGAAGTGGGCGAAAGGCGCAGTCATGTATCAGATATTTACAGATCGTTTCTGCAACGGTGCCCCTGACAATGATGTGGAAGACCGGGAATATTACTATATCGGAGACTACAGTAGAAAAGTTACAGACTGGAACCGCTATCCGGCAACCATGGATGTGCGGGAATTCTATGGTGGAGATTTAAAAGGAGTCTGGGATAAACTGGACTATTTACAGGATCTTGGAGTAGAAGTGTTATACTTTAATCCAATTTTTGTATCTCCTTCCAATCACAAATATGACATTCAGGATTATGATTACATTGATCCTCATTATGGAGTGATTGTTGAAGACGGCGGAAATATACTGGCAGAGGGCGATCATGAAAATGCCAATGCCACGAAATATCAAAAACGAGTGACGGACAAAAAGAATCTGGAAGCCAGCAATGAATTTTTTGTTCAGTTTGTGGAAGAGGTGCATCGGCGCGGCATGAAGGTGATTCTGGATGGAGTGTTCAATCACTGTGGATCCTTCAATAAATGGCTGGACAGAGAACGCATTTACGAGAAACAGGAAGGGTATGCACCGGGAGCATATGTCAGCGCAGACAGCCCGTATCGCAGCTATTTCCGGTTCTTTCAGGAAGAGCGGGAACGCTGGCCATACAATGGTTCATATGACGGATGGTGGGGACATGATACACTGCCGAAGCTGAACTACGAAGATTCACCGAAACTGGAAGCTTATATTTTTGAGATTGCGAAGAAATGGGTGTCACCGCCGTACAATGCGGATGGCTGGCGCTTGGATGTGGCAGCGGATCTTGGAAGAAGTAACGAGTACAATCACGAATTCTGGAAAAAGTTCCGTAAAGTTGTAAAAGAAGCAAATCCGGAAGCACTGATTCTGGCGGAGCATTACGGAGATCCAAGCGAGTGGCTGGAAGGTGATGAGTGGGATACCATCATGAACTACGACGCATTTATGGAGCCGGTCACCTGGTTTTTGACTGGGATGGAGAAGCACAGTGACGAGGCAAGAGAAGACTTAAGAGGCAACGCCGACGCATTTGTAAATGCGATATGTCATCACATGAGCAATATGATGACGCCGTCCCTGCAGGTTTCCATGAATGAATTGTCGAATCATGACCATTCCAGATTCCTGACGAGAACGAATCACAGAGTCGGCCGTGTGCAGGAACTGGGGGCAGAAGCAGCCAATGAAAATGTCAATGTGGCAGTTATGCGTGAGGCGGTCGTTATGCAGATGACGTGGCCGGGCGCACCAACTGTTTATTATGGCGACGAGGCCGGCGTGTGCGGATTCACGGATCCAGACAACCGACGTACGTATCCGTGGGGGCATGAGGATCAGGAGCTGATCGCATTTCACAGAGAAATGATCCGGATCCACAAGCGATACCCGGTGTTCAGGGAAGGTTCTGTTCAGATGCTTGAGTGGCGGGAAAATGTATTGGCTTATGCAAGAACAGATCAGAACCAGCGGATTGTTGTAATCATTAATAACAGTGATGCTCTGGAGGAAGTAACGGTTCCTGTATGGCAGGCAGAAATCCCGATGCGTGGACGTATGAGAAGGCTGATGTATTCTTATCATGAGGGCTACACAACTGAGTACGAAGAGTATATAGTAGAAGATGGAGAGATAGTTGTAAACATGGGTGCGTACTCCGCACTTGTTTTGAAGGAGATGGACGTTAATTATGGATAG
- the ftsH gene encoding ATP-dependent zinc metalloprotease FtsH has translation MDTRKNKGISGAGLLVLVVFLFAVLWFTNMFENQSDRLTWSEFQTLVTGDNVDSISVIQNKNVPTGHVEIKLKKEDKDGKQVRYLYVSDINEVQDYLKENKLDYDMADVPQDTLFSTTILPVLLTLAGVMFIFMMMNRQGGNAGSKAMSFGKSRAKLSTDSDKKVTFDHVAGLKEEKEELEEIVDFLKEPKKYIQVGARIPKGVLLVGPPGTGKTLLAKAVAGEAGVPFFTISGSDFVEMFVGVGASRVRDLFEEAKKNAPCIIFIDEIDAVARRRGTGMGGGHDEREQTLNQLLVEMDGFGVNEGIIVMAATNRVDILDPAILRPGRFDRKVVVGRPDVQGREEILKVHAKGKPLSEEIDLKQIAQTTAGFAGADLENLLNEAAILAAKAGRLFLKQEDIQKAFIKVGIGAEKKSRVISEKERRITAFHEAGHAILFHVLPDVGPVYSVSIIPTGSAGGYTMPLPEQDEMFNTKGKMLQDITVALGGRVAEEIIFDDITTGASQDIKQATGIAKSMVTKFGMSEKVGLINYDDDSDEVFIGRDLAHASRGYGENVAGVIDQEVKRIIDECYAKAKSIIHEYDHVLHACAELLLEKEKISREEFEALFGDEA, from the coding sequence TTGGACACTAGAAAAAATAAAGGAATCAGCGGAGCCGGTCTTTTAGTTCTTGTTGTATTCCTGTTTGCAGTGCTCTGGTTTACGAACATGTTCGAGAACCAGAGTGACAGACTTACCTGGAGTGAGTTTCAGACACTGGTTACAGGAGACAATGTAGACAGCATTTCTGTGATTCAGAATAAAAATGTGCCGACCGGACATGTGGAAATCAAACTGAAGAAGGAAGATAAAGACGGTAAGCAGGTGCGGTATCTGTATGTTTCAGATATTAATGAAGTGCAGGATTATCTGAAAGAGAATAAGCTGGACTATGATATGGCAGATGTTCCGCAGGACACATTATTTTCAACAACAATTCTGCCGGTGCTTCTTACACTTGCAGGTGTGATGTTCATTTTTATGATGATGAACCGTCAGGGAGGAAATGCCGGAAGCAAAGCCATGAGCTTTGGAAAGAGCCGTGCAAAGTTAAGCACAGACAGCGACAAGAAGGTTACATTTGATCATGTTGCAGGACTGAAAGAAGAGAAAGAGGAGCTGGAGGAGATTGTTGATTTCCTGAAAGAACCTAAGAAATATATCCAGGTTGGAGCGCGTATCCCGAAAGGAGTTCTCCTTGTGGGACCTCCGGGAACCGGAAAGACACTGCTGGCCAAGGCAGTAGCCGGAGAGGCAGGAGTTCCGTTCTTTACTATTTCCGGATCTGATTTTGTGGAAATGTTTGTCGGAGTCGGAGCTTCCAGAGTCCGTGACTTATTCGAAGAGGCTAAGAAAAATGCACCGTGCATCATTTTTATCGATGAGATTGATGCAGTCGCAAGACGAAGAGGAACCGGTATGGGCGGCGGTCATGATGAGCGTGAGCAGACATTGAACCAGTTACTTGTTGAGATGGACGGATTCGGTGTCAATGAAGGGATCATTGTCATGGCAGCAACGAACCGTGTCGACATTCTGGATCCTGCAATCCTTCGTCCGGGACGTTTTGACCGTAAAGTCGTAGTCGGAAGACCGGATGTACAGGGAAGAGAAGAAATTTTAAAAGTTCACGCAAAGGGAAAACCGCTCAGTGAGGAGATCGATCTGAAACAGATCGCGCAGACAACTGCAGGATTTGCAGGAGCAGATCTTGAAAACTTATTAAATGAAGCGGCAATTCTGGCAGCAAAAGCAGGACGCCTCTTCTTAAAGCAGGAAGACATCCAGAAAGCATTTATCAAAGTCGGAATCGGAGCAGAGAAAAAGAGCCGTGTTATTTCTGAAAAAGAAAGAAGAATCACAGCTTTCCACGAGGCAGGTCATGCAATTTTGTTCCATGTCCTTCCGGACGTGGGACCGGTGTACAGTGTATCTATCATTCCGACCGGAAGTGCCGGCGGATATACGATGCCGCTTCCGGAGCAGGACGAAATGTTCAATACAAAAGGCAAGATGCTGCAGGATATCACAGTGGCACTTGGCGGCCGTGTTGCGGAAGAAATCATTTTTGATGATATTACGACAGGAGCTTCTCAGGATATTAAACAGGCGACTGGTATTGCGAAATCCATGGTAACGAAGTTCGGTATGTCTGAGAAAGTCGGACTGATCAATTACGACGATGACAGCGATGAAGTTTTCATCGGAAGAGATCTTGCCCATGCTTCCAGGGGTTACGGTGAGAATGTTGCCGGTGTGATCGATCAGGAAGTAAAACGGATCATAGATGAGTGCTATGCAAAGGCGAAGAGCATTATTCATGAGTACGATCATGTACTTCATGCATGTGCAGAACTGCTTTTGGAAAAAGAAAAGATTTCCAGAGAAGAGTTTGAAGCGTTGTTTGGAGATGAAGCATAG
- the hpt gene encoding hypoxanthine phosphoribosyltransferase gives MAETVRVLVEEEEVDKRIRDLGEQISKDYEGKEVHLICVLKGGVFFMCELAKRITVPVSMDFMSVSSYGDGTASSGVVKIAKDLDETLEGKDVLIVEDIIDSGRTLSYLIEILKKRGPKSLRLCTLLDKPERRVKDVKVDYVGFNIPDEFVVGYGLDYAQKYRNLPYIGVVEGVE, from the coding sequence ATGGCAGAGACAGTAAGAGTATTAGTTGAGGAAGAAGAAGTTGATAAGAGGATCCGTGATCTTGGAGAGCAGATCAGTAAAGATTATGAAGGAAAAGAAGTGCATCTCATCTGTGTATTAAAAGGTGGCGTATTCTTTATGTGCGAACTGGCAAAGAGAATTACCGTGCCGGTGTCCATGGACTTTATGAGTGTTAGCAGTTATGGTGACGGAACAGCTTCAAGCGGTGTAGTTAAGATTGCAAAAGACCTTGATGAGACACTGGAAGGAAAAGATGTTCTGATCGTAGAAGATATCATTGATTCAGGAAGAACACTTTCTTATCTGATTGAAATTCTTAAAAAACGTGGACCAAAGAGCCTGAGACTTTGTACATTATTAGATAAACCGGAAAGACGTGTCAAAGACGTGAAGGTTGATTATGTCGGATTTAACATTCCAGATGAATTTGTTGTGGGCTACGGTCTGGATTATGCCCAGAAATATAGAAATCTTCCATACATCGGAGTTGTAGAAGGTGTGGAGTAG
- the tilS gene encoding tRNA lysidine(34) synthetase TilS has product MYQKVKAYVEEQHMLEKKDRVIVGVSGGADSVCLLFVLTKLRDERQKSGDGTLEITAVHVHHGLRGDSADADERYVRKICDAWNVPLVVYHKNIRELAKCWNMSEEEAGRKARREAFLEVRNQYSDVPCDNAQYGDIQSRHAECANGRQESAQGFGKIALAHHRNDEAETVLFHLCRGTDVRGLGGIAPVSGFWIRPLLNIGRNEIESYLEKVGISYCTDETNAENVYARNKLRNQVIPQLEEINEQAVWHISRTAQSVRELWSYVDMQIEEYKKKVLQIEPQSCRKETNLATGAISLILNKNEYDKVPVPLKSYVIHRIICEAAGHEKDISAVHVQAVEELLNRQVGRKIDLPYAVTASRIYGGVKFEKKPVISTKMIDPNHLNDENIENPEALFQFRIFERPPGMKAFPEKTYTKWFDYDIINNTVEIRHRQAGDVLAINKNGGTQRLKKYFINEKISQEEREKVWLVADGHDIMWVVGHRQSQRYQITESTKKILEIHFCKGENYGRDSKSIS; this is encoded by the coding sequence ATGTATCAGAAAGTAAAAGCTTATGTAGAAGAACAGCATATGCTGGAGAAAAAGGACAGAGTAATTGTAGGCGTATCGGGAGGTGCAGATTCCGTATGCCTGCTTTTTGTGCTTACAAAGCTTCGGGATGAACGACAAAAAAGCGGAGATGGAACGTTGGAAATTACGGCGGTGCATGTACATCATGGCCTTCGCGGAGATAGTGCTGACGCAGACGAGCGTTATGTGCGGAAAATTTGTGATGCGTGGAATGTTCCGCTTGTTGTTTATCATAAGAATATAAGAGAACTTGCAAAATGCTGGAATATGTCTGAAGAGGAAGCGGGCAGAAAGGCCAGGAGAGAGGCATTTCTGGAAGTAAGAAACCAGTATAGTGATGTTCCATGTGACAATGCTCAATATGGTGATATCCAGTCCCGCCATGCTGAGTGTGCCAATGGCAGACAAGAGAGCGCACAAGGTTTTGGGAAAATTGCGCTGGCACACCACAGAAATGATGAGGCCGAGACTGTGTTATTTCATTTGTGCCGGGGAACAGATGTCCGGGGACTTGGCGGGATTGCGCCGGTGTCCGGATTTTGGATTCGTCCACTTCTTAATATAGGAAGAAATGAGATTGAATCATATCTAGAAAAAGTGGGAATATCTTATTGTACAGACGAGACGAATGCAGAAAATGTTTATGCAAGAAATAAGCTTCGTAATCAGGTTATTCCACAACTGGAGGAAATAAATGAACAGGCAGTCTGGCACATTTCCAGAACAGCTCAGAGCGTGCGTGAACTTTGGAGTTATGTGGATATGCAGATTGAGGAGTATAAGAAAAAAGTGTTGCAGATAGAGCCACAATCATGTCGGAAAGAAACAAATCTTGCTACAGGAGCTATTAGTCTGATTCTGAATAAAAATGAATATGACAAAGTCCCGGTACCGTTAAAAAGTTATGTGATCCACCGGATCATCTGTGAAGCTGCGGGGCACGAGAAGGATATCAGTGCAGTACATGTACAGGCGGTAGAGGAGCTTTTGAACCGGCAGGTGGGACGGAAAATAGATTTGCCTTATGCTGTGACGGCGAGCCGCATTTATGGAGGAGTGAAGTTTGAAAAGAAACCAGTCATTTCTACAAAAATGATTGATCCAAACCATTTAAATGATGAAAATATAGAAAATCCAGAGGCTTTGTTTCAGTTCCGCATTTTCGAAAGACCGCCTGGAATGAAAGCATTTCCCGAAAAAACCTACACGAAATGGTTCGATTATGATATAATTAATAACACTGTGGAAATCAGACACAGACAGGCCGGAGATGTCCTTGCAATTAACAAAAATGGAGGAACGCAAAGGCTGAAAAAGTATTTTATTAATGAGAAAATTTCGCAGGAAGAGCGAGAGAAAGTCTGGCTGGTGGCAGATGGGCACGATATTATGTGGGTGGTCGGTCACAGACAGAGCCAGCGTTATCAGATTACAGAATCTACAAAAAAGATTTTAGAAATTCACTTTTGCAAAGGAGAAAATTATGGCAGAGACAGTAAGAGTATTAGTTGA
- a CDS encoding SpoIIE family protein phosphatase, with amino-acid sequence MQELKERGAQIFTNPYVIQVDKFAGSLKKLSDTFSKLEDYRATFTNEENDDIFERVTQKVCRECENREKCLGERRQQTYHMMREILCAVQDYGAELNVELKRRLMKQCLLAPRFLRETLENYENVRQKLIWNNKMVQNREGFAAQLNDLAKTLCYTTHELDAGIFEDEHLKKKIRNQLKKSGIKILSSVFYMTAQGKYEIHLTLKASKGHIVAMKELASEVGKMAGRIMVPGRGERPIIGDEYCTVACVEGARFHTIQGVAKIGKGSEKISGDTFLTSDLPGGRKGVALSDGMGSGERAFRESTMVVEMLEELLNAGFPVKTAVQIMNTALVTGREEVMFSTIDVAIIDLYDASCEIVKAGAATTYIKRKDEVEEVHSISLPIGALARLDIEPERRQLEDGDFLVMVTDGVLDTLPTGKQDSLMEEFICQVESQNPGEMAHHILNRVMEYAGAAPLDDMTILVTGIWKL; translated from the coding sequence ATGCAGGAATTGAAAGAGCGGGGAGCACAGATTTTCACGAATCCGTATGTGATTCAAGTAGACAAGTTTGCAGGATCTTTAAAGAAGCTGTCAGATACATTTTCAAAGCTGGAGGATTATCGCGCTACATTTACAAATGAGGAAAATGACGACATTTTTGAGCGTGTGACTCAGAAGGTGTGTCGGGAGTGTGAAAATCGAGAAAAATGTCTGGGGGAGAGACGGCAGCAAACGTATCATATGATGCGGGAAATTCTGTGTGCGGTTCAGGACTACGGTGCCGAGCTAAATGTGGAATTAAAACGCAGGCTTATGAAGCAGTGCCTTTTGGCACCGAGATTTTTGCGGGAGACACTGGAAAATTATGAAAATGTGAGACAGAAGTTGATATGGAATAATAAAATGGTACAGAACCGGGAGGGCTTTGCTGCGCAGTTAAATGACCTGGCGAAGACTTTGTGCTATACGACTCACGAACTGGATGCCGGGATATTTGAAGATGAGCATTTGAAAAAGAAAATCCGAAATCAGTTAAAAAAGTCCGGAATCAAGATTTTGTCCTCGGTTTTTTATATGACCGCCCAGGGAAAATATGAGATACATTTGACGTTAAAGGCGTCCAAGGGGCATATTGTCGCTATGAAAGAACTGGCGTCAGAAGTTGGGAAAATGGCAGGCCGGATCATGGTTCCCGGGAGGGGAGAACGCCCAATTATCGGGGACGAGTACTGCACAGTTGCCTGCGTGGAAGGAGCAAGATTTCACACGATCCAGGGTGTGGCCAAAATAGGAAAAGGCAGCGAGAAAATTTCCGGAGATACATTTTTGACCTCGGACTTGCCGGGAGGAAGAAAAGGTGTGGCACTGTCAGACGGTATGGGTTCAGGTGAGCGCGCATTTCGGGAGAGTACGATGGTAGTGGAAATGTTAGAAGAGCTTTTAAACGCTGGATTCCCGGTAAAAACGGCAGTTCAGATTATGAATACAGCCCTCGTGACCGGTCGGGAAGAAGTAATGTTTTCCACGATTGATGTGGCGATTATTGATCTGTACGATGCAAGCTGTGAGATAGTAAAAGCAGGAGCAGCCACTACATATATAAAACGAAAAGATGAGGTGGAGGAAGTGCATTCTATTTCCCTTCCGATTGGTGCGCTGGCAAGGCTTGATATAGAACCGGAGCGGCGACAACTTGAAGATGGCGACTTTCTTGTTATGGTGACAGACGGTGTATTGGACACCTTGCCGACGGGGAAACAGGACAGCCTCATGGAAGAATTCATTTGTCAGGTGGAGTCCCAGAATCCGGGAGAAATGGCACATCACATTTTGAACCGGGTCATGGAATATGCAGGCGCAGCGCCTCTTGATGATATGACAATTCTTGTGACAGGAATCTGGAAGCTTTAG
- a CDS encoding FtsB family cell division protein, producing the protein MKDTRRNSRKRRSRRRTNQHKLSVLVITGVILLMTALVVVGGISLRAKEKSYLAQETELKKQIDEEKARSQEIDDMEAYVGTDEYVEEIAKEKLGLVNENEIILKAK; encoded by the coding sequence ATGAAAGATACGAGGCGTAATAGCCGTAAGAGAAGGTCCAGGAGGCGGACGAATCAACACAAGTTGAGTGTGCTTGTAATTACAGGTGTAATTCTTTTGATGACAGCACTTGTAGTGGTCGGTGGAATTTCTCTTCGGGCGAAGGAGAAAAGTTATTTGGCTCAGGAGACGGAGCTTAAGAAACAGATAGATGAAGAGAAAGCCAGATCACAGGAGATAGACGATATGGAAGCATACGTTGGAACTGACGAGTATGTGGAAGAGATTGCGAAGGAAAAGCTTGGTCTGGTGAATGAAAATGAGATCATATTAAAAGCAAAGTAA
- the yabQ gene encoding spore cortex biosynthesis protein YabQ has translation MIGIEKELLIFLTAFSSGLFLRGTYRCLECFRDIVKHSFLAVGIEDLFYWIFVEMYLFVQIYHTSSGSVRWYYILGVVVGACLMSWLLQKVKKMCKKIYTRKT, from the coding sequence ATGATTGGGATTGAAAAAGAATTATTAATTTTTCTGACTGCATTTTCATCTGGATTATTTTTAAGAGGAACATACAGATGCCTGGAATGCTTCCGGGATATTGTGAAACATTCGTTTCTCGCAGTCGGAATAGAGGACTTGTTTTACTGGATTTTTGTGGAAATGTATCTGTTTGTGCAAATTTACCACACTAGTAGTGGTAGTGTGCGCTGGTATTATATACTAGGTGTTGTAGTTGGAGCGTGCTTGATGTCATGGCTTTTGCAGAAAGTTAAAAAAATGTGTAAAAAAATCTACACCCGTAAAACTTGA
- the yabP gene encoding sporulation protein YabP produces MDERNVSKPAMRGHKLVLNNRTASLVTGVKDVLSFDLNEVLLETEQGMLMVKGTDLHVNRLSLEKGEVDLSGNIDSIAYSDVHAEQKQGENLFARLFR; encoded by the coding sequence ATGGATGAGAGAAATGTATCAAAACCAGCTATGCGGGGGCATAAACTGGTTTTGAATAACCGGACCGCAAGTCTGGTGACGGGTGTGAAGGATGTATTATCTTTTGATTTGAATGAAGTTCTACTGGAAACGGAGCAGGGAATGTTGATGGTGAAGGGGACGGACCTTCATGTAAACCGGCTGAGTCTGGAAAAAGGAGAAGTGGATTTGTCCGGAAATATTGACAGTATTGCTTATTCGGATGTGCATGCAGAACAAAAACAGGGAGAGAATTTATTTGCACGTTTGTTTCGTTAA
- a CDS encoding RNA-binding S4 domain-containing protein, protein MRLDKFLKVSRLIKRRTVANEACDAGRVLVNGSVAKASVKVKVGDIIEIQFGTRTVKVEVLDIQETTKKEEAKDLFKYL, encoded by the coding sequence ATGAGATTAGATAAATTTTTGAAGGTGTCGCGTTTAATCAAGCGCAGAACGGTTGCGAATGAAGCTTGTGATGCTGGGCGAGTGCTGGTCAATGGTAGTGTTGCGAAGGCTTCGGTCAAGGTTAAAGTTGGAGATATTATTGAAATTCAGTTTGGTACAAGAACTGTGAAAGTCGAAGTCCTGGATATTCAGGAGACGACGAAGAAGGAAGAGGCGAAAGACTTGTTCAAATATCTGTAA
- a CDS encoding HU family DNA-binding protein, with translation MNKTELVAAIADKAEISKKDSEKALKAFVDVVTEELKKGHKIQLVGFGTFETSERAAREGRNPSTGETMKIEACKAPKFKAGKALKDAVNE, from the coding sequence ATGAACAAAACAGAATTAGTAGCAGCTATTGCTGACAAAGCAGAGATTTCTAAGAAAGATTCTGAAAAAGCTTTAAAAGCTTTTGTTGATGTAGTTACAGAAGAACTTAAGAAAGGTCATAAGATTCAGTTAGTTGGATTCGGAACATTCGAGACAAGCGAGAGAGCTGCAAGAGAGGGAAGAAATCCGTCTACAGGGGAGACAATGAAGATTGAAGCTTGCAAAGCACCTAAGTTCAAAGCTGGTAAAGCATTAAAAGACGCTGTTAACGAGTAA